The following DNA comes from Epinephelus moara isolate mb chromosome 2, YSFRI_EMoa_1.0, whole genome shotgun sequence.
GTAAGATAAAGGGTTACCAAACATTTTCATAACAGTAGGGCTAATTCAGATCAAGATAAAAtatcaacatacacataaaattgttttttcatAAACATTTTATAACAGGAGAAATAAATACATCCTCATTTCAGTATGAGCACCTGTTCTTCTGACAGAGAATTATACAAACTACTTTAATACATGTCAAactcaataacacaaacagaccgtccaaatgttacaaaatttcAAAGGAGCAGCAACAAACTGAACCTATTACGAAACACAGGCTTACGATGTTACAagataaggggaaaaaaagaaccaCTGACCACAATTCAGTCTCTTCTGTGGTCAAATCAAATGCTCCTAGGCCTTAGTGATGTAGCCCTCCTTGATGAGGAAATCATAGATTTTGCGCGTCTTGTTGACGTCGATCTTGATCAGCGCACGGGCCTGTGCTAGCCGCAGCCCGCCCTGCCGTCTGCACTCATTCAGCAAGGCCTGCTTGTATTCCAGGTAGGCTCCTGGCACCAGCCGCACCACCTGGCATAACTGCAAGCACAAAAGAAATACAAGGGTTAgtaagaaacatttaaaaacattaatggaatttttttattgatattcATAGTCCCCAGAGAAAGAAACCTACTGActgtgatcctctgactttttaaTTAGGTATCATTATCGGATCAAAATCTTAATATGTCCCATACTTTGGTCATACCTGCTAATTAGAaaggctaacatgctaaacttaGATGGTGAGCATGGTAAAAATCATACCTGCTACATATCGGCATGTTAACTTTGTGACTGTGAGCATGTCAGCATAgcgatgttagcatttagctcaaagcaccataGCAAGGCTGCAGACTGCTAGTCATGTTGGATACCTGACACAATCTCAGCTGCTCTATTTTTACACCTGCTTTTAAGAGGCGAGAGTTTTCTGTCCTTAACTGACTGTGACCTTAATAAAACCAGTGCAATACATAATAAACTGTCGACCTGTCTCTGCCTACTATTTGCATGATCCTCCCTTAAAGTATAGAGGGTATAAAGTGTTCTGCTTTTGTAACAGCTCAACACAACTTATTTCATTTGAAGCATACtgaggtttttttgggggggacagATAAAAGAGAGCTTCTTCACCTCTTTCTCCCGCTCGTTAAGTTTCTCCGTCCCCGGCAGCCCAGTCAGGTTGAGAGGAGGGGCGCTCCGCCTACCTGTTGCTGTGGAGAAGAAATGAAACAACAGTCAAACACATGTCCAGCACCACAGCGTCTGTCTGCACTACAAATAAGAGAACAACAGTAAAGGGAAGCCTGACCAAAGGGTGAAGGAAGGTGGTAGGAGGCAGATGCAGATGGtataacaaaacatgttttaatcatAACATGCCTTGTGATAGTATGCCTCCACGAACcggtcaagttgcagttactttactttatgtctgtgaaaacatggctgcttcacacacatcttccccccagcaAAACAGATGATCTAAACAATCAGCAGTTTCCAGGTTGACACGCAAGAcgagtgtcaccaattcaatgTCGAAACAAAtgcctccccttctgttcctgagttatgatgctgaataatagccagaaaagtgttttatgaaaaatattatgatgtcacagtgaagttgacctttgaccttttggatataaaatgtcatcacttagaCATTTTATCcatttagacatttgtgtgaaatgtcgTCAAAATCAGCGCATCAATTTCTTGTTTTAAGGCcgtaaacatgttttgtgaggtcacagtgaccatcAAACTCTAaacagttcatccttgactcaaagtggacgtttgtgtcaaatttgaggaaattccctcaaggtgttcttgaggtatcgtgttcatgagaatgggacagacatgTAGACGGACAacctaaaaacataatgcctccggccacggcTACTGTTAACTCGGAACAACTGAACAAACTCAACTCACAGTCATGCAACGTATACTGGCTTAAAATCATGTGcacacagctacacactgacgtccaaacaaacaaaacctaaACATACCTGCAACcaaacatgaatcaaaacaGAAAGAAACCCGGGATAGTGTGTGACTGCATGTTACAGATCAATGGTGGAACTGTgactaaaacaaacaattaacaaTCATTGCTAAATTAGTGAGCAATACAGCCGTTATGGTGAAAACGGGGACAAATGGCGTTTTCTCACCCACTTTGTCACAAGCAGGCTGACAACATGCAGTTAATTCCTTTGCTTGGAGGAGACAGGGGAACAAATATTTACGGTGTGCAAACTGTGTAAATATAGCCGTGTGGGAGTGTGCGTCCCATTTGTGCTCTGGAGGTTAAAGAAAGGCAACTAATTTGAAAGGGAAAAACAGCAAGATAAATATGCATGTAGGGGCCTATTTTTCGAGTGTATTTATGGAGGAGCATCTGCATTAATGTGACTGTGCCTGGGGCCATGCCAGAACTACAGAGAGGAGCGAGTACAGAGGGAAAGGTGGGGAGAAGCCTCGTACCTGACACCGTGATTGTTGTGACAGCTGGAGTGATGCCAGCATCTCTGTAATCAGAAAGAAAAGTGTTAGCGATTCTACAAGCttatttatatacacacacgTCCCACTTACACATAGCATTTCTGGGCTTTGTTCACTATTCTCACTCCAGGATCGTCATCCAAAAAAGATGAATCACTGCATTCaagattttttaaaaggtggaatAATTAGAGGAGCTTGGATACCACCCAGAGAAATTACTttggatgaaaaaacaaaaaaaacccaagagCAGCGGCACATTAAAAAGACTAAAAATACCAAGGAGACTGGAGTTGAAGTGGGATGCACAGTAACATAAATGTCTGCTCTGTTCGTCTCAGCACGGCTGGTGCTGAGTGCGGTGAGGGAGGTCAGCGTCTCAAGGGAGCACGACTCCACCAGCCCTTCTATTACACCCCGGATAACAAGCAGGAGGTctcacattgcagcctgtttgctGAGCCACTGCTGGCAGGCTCTGCCATCCTGGATGTACTGCAGCACGTCACACAACATGGTCCGCTTCCTCCGCTCCTCCTCCCGCATCCGCTTCACCCGCTCGTACACCTTGGCACCTGAGAGGTGGTTACACAGAGAGGTCAGCGGAGACATCATGgaaaaggatttttttaaaagtatgttGTGTCACATGGGTTCAGAGTCGTGACTAATATTCTGAAAGTGATGATGGGCAGCGTCCAGGTGAGACAACTTTGTTTTGAATGAATTAATAAGGCTTAATTTACTGAAATAATTCATTATGTAAAAGGGAATATTCAAATCTTTTAATTATTCTGGCAGCAGCTCCCTGATATCATTCCAACAGTAGCTGATACAGCAactaaagaaaatattcagtgCCTCTGAGTGCCATGCATCAACAAATTAGCCAAACATTATAATTCCCAAAAATGATCCAAAGACCTGATACAATGTGCTGCTGCACATAACAATAATTAAACCGGTCTGAAGCCAAACTCAGAATAAAGACTTAAGCTCAAATCTGAATATAAATACATCCTCCCTGCTTAGGCATGCAACTTTTAAAATGGAGTTGTGTTAAACAGAGGAGTGAAAAGGTCAAACCAGACTCACTGCAGAAAGACTTGATCCCTGCTTTTCTGTACTCCTGCAGCCTGCGGATCTCTCTCCTCAGCTCAAACTCCACTGCAAAGACAAGGAGATGAAGGCAAATCTGAACGAACGGTTACAAAGATGTCAACCTGAACTCTGTCTCTCACTGCCACAGCAGTCTCACCAGTCTCAACACAATGAATAAGCATTTGGCACCCCTTAGTCTCAAAAGAAGATGCAAATTTCAAGCCATCGATGTCTGTTTATACGTGTGTACGTTGGTTTACACAGTGTGTACGTTGTTGACCGATATAGGTAAATTTAAAGGAATATATTGACATGGCGGGAAACATGACTATCTGCTTCCTGTtggagagttagatgagatgaTTGAAACCACTCTCAGGCTAAAATGCTGTCTTCAAAAGGAACTCATGAGCTTGCAGTTACAACATGGTAAGTTGCGTTCAAGATATACTTGCTGTTCATGTGGTAATGTCCTAAGAACACCACTGATTGGCAACAGCAACATGGTGGCTACTGTCAGGGTCTAGAATCCACTGCGGCTAACAATTTAGCAAGCTAtcttaacctcctgagaccccatgtcctcaaatgaggacatcacattttgagtTTACTTGACTTGATACTtaattctacttaacttagacctgttgtcctcattcttggacacttttttgtgccatcaagtggtagtaagaccacgacacactaatccatgtaaaaacaagatgacagCCATCTCTGCTGAGTCAGTCTGCAAcagatcccgacacaaaagtggacaaggtctaaaacctgattacattttatggttgaaacttgtttatttatgattaataatgtttgtggtttgatatggcaagacactgttaattaggaagtactcatttgaagacattgggactttaatatcatctcgtttgaggtcATTGGGACTTAATTTTTGTTGACAATGCTTAGTTTattatacttatcgggtcctattgatcccaaatagcaagaaattaaaaatgcatgccAAACAAAAGtgcgggtctcaggaggttaatgCAAGAAATGCAAAGACATaataacagaagaaaaagatgaGGCTGTTggtaaataaacattttcctcAGACATATACAACACGGAGGAAAAACTCTATATGACGGAAATTACAATATATCAACTTACCATCCATAAAAAAGTGAACTTCCATGGCCTCTGTCATTTCTGAAGGTGTCAGCAAATATTTGAAAGCAGCATAAGAGTGGtttcaatcttctcatctaactctccaCCAGAATACAAATGAGTGAATTTCCCAGAATGGGGAACCTTTACTTTTAGGAAAAAACCCAAAGAAATGAGTGAAGTAATAACACAGAGCTGTGCTTTTCAAAACCAtcaaaactcaaaatgaaagaatatcttttataaaaatgaatttcAGATAGCTGCCCCATTTGTACACAACCATTCGTAAACACACAATCTcctaaaagaataaataaaaaataacttcgTCTGAAACCACAGTCACCCAGTTATGTCGAGGCACTCTGGCAGGAACTGGTTAAATTAATTCTCCGTGTTTGTGTGACTGACTCTCAGAGCCTATCCATGTGTACTCAGCCAGATACTAACGTGCATGACTTTCGATGAATTTGTCATGTTCAATCGGTCCAACCACTCTGGCAAATCGTCTCATGACGTCATAAAGCTCCTGCACCTCCTTTGGGTAGCATCGCTCCagcactgacagagagagagaggagaggagaggagagaagtgaGTGGGCAGCAgatacaaacaaatataacacagAAATATGAAAGAAAAATCCACCCCCTTAGATACTTTTACACATCAATAGTTGATGTGATTTTTATTGCATTTGAGGAAGAAGGGCAGTAATTTAGTTTCTGTCTGTTTACCTGATTTCCCACAAAGTGCACTGTCTACTTCACCAGCAGCTCTGAATCAACACTGGATTTATATTCATGTAAATATTACTAGTATCTGTTTTCACAGTCATTCTGTGCACTACTTTATGATCTCCTGAGGCTGCAGTCTGGGAGTTCCAGAACGTAATGTATGGACCTGTACGTTTTAATTTACTCCTGGTATCTTGGCACACTATGCACTGACTGTACatttgacaaattaaacagaACCTTACTCCCTCTATAAACTCAGTTGTGTATattgtttttgcagtgtttaACACAAGATTGTTTGCTAGCGTCTCTGAATGGCTGTACTTAAGCCAAGCTGTGCTTTGAGCCAAatgtcaacatgctaacatgctgatgctaAGCAACCAACCAGGCCCAGATCCTGTTTATCTATATATATTAAGAACATACagaacaaacacatacatttttttctattacaCACTTAATTTCTAGGCtaaagattcttattttctcataattcctttttttctgtaaacACGTCAGGCCTATTTAATTGGGAGCCTGTGGGTCACATCGGGCCCAGAAGCAACCTCAGGGTGGCTGAGCATACATAAATCTGATATATCGATGTGACTACATATGTACTCTATATATAGTATCTGAAGTAGATAACAAGTGAGCCATCTTGCCTCCGTCTTGTCAATATTGAGTTACACACGAGCAGTACCGATTGGGCAGCATGCTACAGATCAGTAGAGCAACACTGCCAATTATAGCTtaaacaaatcaacattttaTCATGTGATGCAGTCCAACCACACTTAAACGTTTTTCAAAACATTCTTGGCTGCAGTCAAATCATCAAAAAATACATCAtatgtcttttcctaaacactTTTCTTTGACCTCAGTGGAAAACATCATGAGcgagcagcaacctctgggaatgaaaactgaagccaacaCGGAAGCGCCAAAACTGTAGTTCTTTGAAcagccacatgaggctggctccagaggccaGTCAGTgctcatagacccccatgttaaaattcccaactttacagcctgatgtaaaaaggttttggttactatagctaatttcccccttcatgacaactgtacgtgGGGTGAATTTTCATATAATACTAATGTTACATTTAATCAAGGCTCAAGGTTACTCTTAATTAACAGCGAGCCTCTTCCAGTTACAGGCTGTCCCCTAATAGTGTCCTCGACCTCTCAGTCAGATCCGCCCTTCGCTCCTcaacagctccaacctctcacccaaatatttGCATGTCTGGTTCCAAagaaccaagatggcgacggctgaaatgccaaacacaaggcttcaaaacaggagtccgcAAACCAATGGTTGATGTAACGGTAGCTATGTCcaatatttttacagtctatggtcatgaggtgaggtgtgtgtgcatgtgtgtgtgtgtgtaggacagAGAGGTAAGGAGATACTGGTAGAGATAGTGCGCTGTTGATCACTGTCAATGCAACTTGCATTGATagctcttttttattctgtttgtgcGCTTTGAGGTGTACCAGGGTCAGATATGTGaccaaaaacatacatttatttcaaaagTGAAATGATAAacattactattttttttttacatttatttgcatttgtttaaaatgaGTCATTACCAAAAGCTAAAAAAGGCTTTGAACaggctgctgaaaatgtctgacTCATCTACATATCCTGGTTTTAAAATCTGGCCTGATTGAATTTGTAACTGAATAGCCCTGGTTTACTGTACTTGGTAAATAATCCTAAAAATCAGATCTCTGTCTAACAATTACTGAACACTGGTACTGAATGGTAATGGTTTACCCTGGCTTCTATTGGTATTTTACAAGTTATACAACATCCAAAAAGAGCCCAGAGATTCTAGTTTCACTGCAAATTGCAGACATTTTAGTAAGTGTTAATCAGAGCCAAGTGTTCtaaatttagttttgttttactAATTCAGAGCCTGTTTGAAAAGCACATGgaaaatgtgataaaacatCAGATAGAGCAACATTTCTGCATCAAAAAGCAACACCCCCCCTCCCGAGACTCACTCCGCAGACTCGTATTCACCACCACTTAACTCACTCTACAAGCATACACACTCTGAAGAGCTTGTTGTGTTCATTTCAAAGCAGCGCCCGTGTTGCTGAGTAACAGACAAGTGTCAAAGCCAGGGAGGAAAGCTGTCGTGTGGGTGCGAGAGGAGTGGTTGTGTGTGTCGGTCAAGTTCCTTCATCAGGCTCCTGCATGTGAGCGCTAATGAGCAGCTGCCGTGTCAGGCCAAACACATGAAATCATGCTCTTAAACAAAACTGTGGACGCACAGAACAATGTCGTCTCTAAGGAGACATCAACACTGGACATTTGTGTGgttgcacacaaacactggctgcaaacaaaacaacacaggcCGGATTCGTTTAATGTAACAAGCCCTTACAGGACTTCAGACAGACTGCTGCCCTAAAACAACAATGCTGGTCAATCTGCCTCCAGCACTCACCGAGACATGATACTGTGAGCCTCGCAGGCTGAGATACTGCCTCCATTATTGCGtgtgacacacacatgaacacatacacacacacacacacacacacacacacacacacacactgcagaaacaGTCTTTGACAGTCTCCATGACAACCAGTCTGCAGCTCTACAGTTACTGAGTTCCCTTTTGTCTTGAAAGACTGGGGAGATAAGAGAATGGAGGGAAAAAGGTAGGAGGGCTAACTGGAGGCTGGAggatacataaataaaacatgagggGAGAACTCTTCAACTCCCAAACCACAGCCAATTTCACACAACACGTGGACATATAACGATGGGCTGGGTGGTCGGACgtagtggttttttttttttggtttttttttaaagatagcCCCATTGCCGTCTGTCTGACCTCTAATGCAAAAACCCAAGAGATGCAACGAATTACATTACAGAGCTCGTTGAAATCCAACCTGTGACAGGTGGATCAATAAACGAAGCCCCCGAGCATTTCAGTCATTATGCTGCCATAATGACTGAAATGCTCGGGGGCTTCGTCGACTGAAGTGCTCATCACACCAGGATCTATTCACAGCGAAGCAATTATGCTATGGCACACTCCGGCACACAGACTATTCCCAACCTTGATCGTAAATACGAGCCCCGTCAGTTGCCACACTTCAGCTACCCGAGGGGCCACAGAGGTTAACGGTGGTTATTACATCGGAGTTGTTTGCATGCGTCCATAGAAATGCTCAGCAGCGATTTGGCTGCTAGATATCAGATGCCTCCCTGAGTTGCTATGAATGCTGTCGCAGCCGAGCCCGTGTAAGTTTCACGAGGGGACTCACTCTGGAATTTGCGCAGGTTGATCAGTCCATGGTCTCGGATTACCCTGGAAGAAATGAAGATTTATTAATATGCAAATTAATATTCTGATTGCCGTGTCTCTGCAAAATGAAACCTGGCATTAACCCATATGCAATTATCTCAGCTGCTGCAGTCTATAATATCATCATGGCATTGAAAACCCAANTTGCTTCAAAGGTTTTGTAGTGGGCTTCTTTTCAAAGTGCACTCTAAGTTCAGGGTCAGCATTCAGTGTCTTGGCCTGTGTAAATAGTTTGGAAGCCTCACAGACAAGCTACAAGCTATAAGAGATACACTGTGGATtacagaaggaggaggggacTAGGAAACAGTGACACATGCCTACCCAGCCAGAAATGCCATTCCAACGTGCTCGGAGAACACAAACTCATTAAGTTGATTTAGTGATGGATTTATTACAGCAATGACTAGATGTGGATGTCTACGTATGACCGCTCACAGTCTGAAGGTGGAGGAGATTCTCTAGGAGGAGTACCACATGACAACAATTTATTTTCTAGAAAACAAACGAGAAGGGGTGTAACGATTCATTTTTACAACGATTCAATTCATATCATTTTCCATGGTTCCGATTTGATTCAAGAACGATATTTGGCTCATCTAGAACGAtacgattcgattcgattcaagGGCTAGAAATCGATTcagtaactttttttgtttttccaaaaactGAACCAGTGTGACTGTGAAATACATACCTGAATACTGTGGACAGTGCAGGGGAGTTTTTTCTTGAAAGAGAATCAGGGATTAATTAATTTTGGATATAAATAAGTAAACACAACGATTAATGGCAAAAACATTCACCTTTTATTAAATACTATAACTATCACAAGTTCAGAACCTGCTgatcaaaagacaaaaaaagtgtgATCAACATTCCTCCAGGCTGAATTACAACTGAACAGTAGGTTTCCCTGCTACTTCTCTTGTGATTTTCAATCAGTATAAGAGGAGtacaataatacacaaaaataaagtgcaacctTACCTATCAGGTTGAATGGACAGTAGTTTTCcctgcttcttctctgtcatTTTACTCTGTACACATTCGACAGACAGCCACCGACTTGTCCATCCGCCTCCTCTTTGCTGTTAGCCATGCTTCGTTTTGTTTTGAGTCGGCACTACCGGCACATGCCGATGACGTCACACTCAGGGAGAGTGAAGCGAATCGAGCAACTTTACGATTAGAAgtgataaaaatacatgtatataaCGTTGTCGTGCTTAAATACAACGCACAAATGCTTAGTAATCGATATAATCAATTTTTGACCTTGTAAATCGATTTCACAGCGATATCGTCATCAGTGAGGGACAACTTGCCAAGGCTCTATCGATGCAGTTAGATTGTAGGAAAATAAATCGATGCATCGATGTAATCGATGAATCTTTACACCCCTAATATATGTCAATGATGGTAGACTAAATAATAGAACCCCTCTGAGTAAAACGCATTCCAAATCAACACCTCtctcaaaaactgaacattatagcCTTCATTAGGAGAGGATCATACTGAGGGACAGTTGTATTAGATTGCAATAGTTTTGGCTAAGTGTACCTACTACAGTTTACTTAGTTAGCatagttttggactgttggtcaaacaaaaaaagcagtttgaAGAGGAGACCTGAAAAATAATGGGTAGTTGCTATGCTATTTGCCTCGTTTATAGGGGTGTAAAGATTCATCGATTACATCGatgcattgatttattttcctaCAATCTAACTGCATCGATAGAGCCTTGGCAAGTTGTCCCTCACTGATGACGATATCGCTGTGAAATCGATTTACAAGGTCAAAAATCGATTATATCGATTACTAAGCATTTGTGCGTTATATTTAAGCACGACAACGTTATATACATGTAATTTTACCACTTCTAATCGTAAAGTTGCTCGATTTGCTTCACTCTCCCTGAGTGTGACGTCATTGGCATGTGCCGGTAGTGCCGACTCAAAACAAAACGAAGCATGGCTAACAGCAAAGAGGAGGCGGATGAGCTGGGGATTTTCAAGCCGAATTTGAAGTCGAGTGTGTGGAAACACTTCGGTTTCTGCAAAAAAGGAGGTGTTCTGGACAAGTCGGCGGCTGTCTGTCGAATGTGTACTGAGTAAAatgacagagaagaagcaggGAAAACTACTGTCCATTCAACCTGATAGGTAaggttgcactttatttttgtgtattattgtaCTCCTCTTATACTGATTGAAAATCACAAGAGAAGTAGCAGGGAAACCTACTGTTCAGTTATAATTCAGCCTGGAGGAATGTTGATcacactttttttgtcttttgatcAGCAGGTTCTGAACTTGTGATAATTATAGTATTTAATAAAAGGTGAATGTTTTTGCCATTAATCGTTGTGTTTACTTATTTATATCCAAAATTAATTAATCCCTGATTCTCTTTCAAGAAAAAACTCCCCTGCACTGTCCACAGTATTCAGGTATGTATTTCACAGTCACACTGGTTCAGTTtttggcaaaacaaaaaaagttactgAATCGATTTCTAGCCcttgaatcgaatcgaatcgtaTCGTTTTAGATGAGCCAAATATCGTTCTTCAATCGAATCGGAACCATGGAAAATGATATGAATTGAATCGTTGTAAAAATgaatcgttacacccctaacaTATATGGGATGGGCATTTAGCTGATTATCTAGAAGTTTTCGgactatttttgttttgatgatcTGAACTTTAAAggcatactatgcaggaattgtctgTTACCGCTTGTAAACGTATTGCCAGTGAAAGCTTAAGCCCCACATATACTCTCATTTTGGAAAGAGCTTTGTCTACTTGGCATTTCACCTccctatatttgtgtttttttgggctGTGTCCGtgattttcatagcttcctcttggatgcatgctgcttacaACCTAGCACCTTGTCGCTACCTTTCTAttaagtcctgacctcacctgcacgCCTTGCCCAGGAGCGTCCGAGTAAACAAGTTAAatcagaagaaagaaaatacaggcagaagaCAGAGTctttgcagataaatacactgccacacacttctagtaggtcataagtgatgactgagagagatt
Coding sequences within:
- the tada2a gene encoding transcriptional adapter 2-alpha gives rise to the protein MDRLASFGNDPFDKPPCRGCSSYLTEPYIKCAECGPSPFLLCLQCFTRGFEYKKHESDHKYEIMTSDFPVLEPGWTAQEEMALLEAVMDCGFGNWQDVAYQMRTKTKEECESHYMKNFINNPLFSSTLLSLRKTKDSRFAEGAIPFKPSDDPPRPTFDSVLSRDMAGYMPARADFMEEFDNYAEWDLKDIDFVDDDSDILRALKLSVVDIYHSRLKERQRRKKVIRDHGLINLRKFQMLERCYPKEVQELYDVMRRFARVVGPIEHDKFIESHALEFELRREIRRLQEYRKAGIKSFCSAKVYERVKRMREEERRKRTMLCDVLQYIQDGRACQQWLSKQAAIDAGITPAVTTITVSATGRRSAPPLNLTGLPGTEKLNEREKELCQVVRLVPGAYLEYKQALLNECRRQGGLRLAQARALIKIDVNKTRKIYDFLIKEGYITKA